The following coding sequences lie in one Thermosulfuriphilus ammonigenes genomic window:
- a CDS encoding ABC transporter ATP-binding protein: protein MPEVAIEVQDLEKTFVSDGHRVTVFSGLNLTIYSGEAVAIVGASGVGKTTLLHILGTLERPSRGRVWLFGQDVFSLSERELSRFRNQEIGFVFQFHHLLPEFTAQENVMIPCLIAGLPPAEAAKRAQGLLEAVSLGHRLDYRVGDLSGGEQQRVAIARALVLSPRLLLADEPTGNLDPKSGEKIGQLILDMNRAYHTTTVVVTHNLSLARRMDRCLGLSQGRVIELDKEHPWPDWE, encoded by the coding sequence ATGCCTGAGGTGGCCATTGAAGTCCAGGATCTGGAGAAGACCTTTGTCTCCGATGGCCATCGGGTAACGGTTTTCTCCGGCCTTAACCTGACCATCTACAGTGGGGAGGCGGTGGCCATTGTTGGAGCCTCGGGGGTGGGCAAAACCACCCTTCTCCATATTTTGGGGACGCTGGAGAGGCCCAGCCGGGGTAGAGTCTGGCTCTTCGGACAGGATGTCTTTTCCCTTTCGGAAAGGGAGCTTTCTCGTTTCCGCAACCAAGAGATTGGCTTTGTGTTTCAGTTCCACCATTTACTGCCGGAGTTTACAGCCCAGGAAAACGTCATGATACCTTGTCTCATCGCGGGGCTCCCTCCTGCCGAGGCCGCTAAGAGGGCTCAGGGGCTTCTTGAGGCTGTCTCTCTTGGTCATCGTCTGGACTACCGGGTAGGGGATCTTTCCGGAGGGGAGCAGCAGCGGGTAGCCATTGCCCGGGCTTTGGTTCTCTCCCCCCGTCTCCTTCTGGCCGACGAGCCCACGGGGAACCTGGATCCCAAGAGCGGAGAAAAAATTGGACAGTTGATTTTAGACATGAACCGGGCTTATCATACCACGACCGTAGTGGTCACCCACAACCTGAGCCTGGCCAGGCGTATGGATCGCTGTCTGGGGCTCTCCCAGGGCCGGGTAATCGAGCTGGACAAGGAGCATCCGTGGCCCGATTGGGAATAA